The following are encoded together in the Planococcus antarcticus DSM 14505 genome:
- the nadS gene encoding NadS family protein, with translation MNENQFFDDLKSSLGQAIEYAEGNQSKARTKTVAIKELATFSAQDIKSLRLQMNLTQKSFAALIGVSVKTIESWEHGTNQPSGAARRLLEILSNRPHVAEEQQIVSV, from the coding sequence ATGAATGAAAATCAATTTTTTGATGACCTGAAATCCAGTTTAGGCCAAGCCATTGAATATGCTGAAGGCAACCAATCAAAGGCAAGAACAAAAACCGTAGCGATTAAGGAATTGGCAACTTTTTCTGCACAAGACATCAAAAGTCTGCGTTTGCAGATGAATTTAACTCAAAAGTCATTTGCTGCTCTTATCGGGGTCTCTGTCAAAACGATCGAATCTTGGGAACATGGCACCAACCAACCTAGCGGTGCAGCCCGACGATTACTAGAAATCTTAAGTAATCGACCGCACGTAGCAGAAGAACAGCAAATCGTCTCTGTCTAA
- a CDS encoding type II toxin-antitoxin system RelE family toxin: MSQDRFKIRFDKKAQREYDKLDGSVKGHVNKGLAKLRTRADTLGKELENKRNMKLHGCKELKFKGSGIRVIYRITGRTEDELEIVMILGIGDRDEDKAFKDASNRLADFLKNLED, translated from the coding sequence ATGAGCCAAGATCGGTTTAAGATTCGGTTCGATAAGAAGGCTCAAAGGGAATATGATAAGCTAGATGGCAGCGTAAAAGGACATGTGAATAAGGGATTAGCAAAGCTACGAACACGGGCTGATACACTTGGAAAAGAACTTGAAAACAAGCGAAATATGAAATTGCATGGTTGTAAGGAATTGAAGTTTAAAGGCAGTGGCATTCGAGTTATTTATCGAATTACAGGTAGAACAGAGGACGAGTTAGAAATCGTCATGATTCTTGGTATAGGAGATAGAGACGAAGATAAAGCATTTAAAGATGCTTCTAACCGGCTTGCAGATTTCTTAAAAAACCTAGAAGACTAA
- a CDS encoding type II toxin-antitoxin system RelE/ParE family toxin, translating to MKRTFVYVKNFDQQWKQNGLAAEQRELELQLLMDPGQGAVITGTGGLRKMRFSPESENQGKSGSYRIIYLDIQTSSHTILLLIYAKNQEATLKPNQKKILKQLVDQLKSSYTFERMDGK from the coding sequence ATGAAAAGAACATTTGTATACGTAAAGAATTTTGATCAACAATGGAAACAAAACGGACTGGCTGCTGAACAGCGTGAACTGGAACTTCAATTGTTGATGGATCCAGGTCAAGGAGCTGTCATCACCGGTACAGGTGGTTTACGGAAAATGCGTTTTTCTCCCGAAAGTGAGAACCAAGGAAAAAGTGGTTCTTATCGAATCATCTACTTGGATATCCAAACGTCTTCCCATACGATTCTGCTTCTAATTTATGCAAAGAACCAAGAAGCAACGTTAAAACCAAATCAAAAAAAGATACTAAAGCAATTGGTAGATCAGCTGAAAAGCTCGTATACTTTCGAAAGGATGGATGGAAAATGA
- a CDS encoding IS3 family transposase: MVITDVIFYYNNERIKQKLAGMSPVKYRTHANQLAA, from the coding sequence ATTGTCATTACTGATGTCATTTTCTACTACAACAACGAGCGCATCAAACAAAAATTGGCCGGTATGAGCCCAGTGAAATACCGAACTCATGCCAACCAATTAGCTGCATAA
- a CDS encoding ribonuclease E inhibitor RraB, with protein sequence MTVFPNDEDGQVLKMLYKQGVDFKEPQNVDFVVAVPDKKNGKAVLETLRSEGFNCELEQDEETEEWTCYCFITMLLNYKEIIDIQKRLDELSKPHDAYTEGWGLMVN encoded by the coding sequence ATGACAGTATTTCCTAACGATGAAGATGGACAAGTATTAAAAATGTTATATAAACAAGGCGTTGATTTTAAAGAACCACAAAATGTTGATTTTGTGGTTGCAGTTCCAGATAAAAAGAACGGTAAAGCTGTTTTAGAAACTTTAAGAAGTGAAGGATTTAATTGTGAATTAGAACAAGATGAGGAAACTGAAGAATGGACTTGTTATTGTTTTATAACGATGCTTTTAAATTACAAAGAGATAATTGACATACAAAAACGACTTGACGAATTAAGTAAACCCCATGATGCATACACAGAGGGATGGGGACTCATGGTTAACTAA